GACCGCTTGGCGGAGTCGAGCCGGAAGCGGTAGCCCATGGCACGGCCCACCTGGCCGATCCGTGCCATGTCGGCGTATTGCGGCTGGTCGTTGCCGATCATGAAGCTGGTGTGGAATCTCGCGCTGGCGGATTCGAGGGATTCCCCGTTCGGTCCTTTTTTGGAAAGCGCCTCTCGCTGGTCACGATCATTATAGTAGCTCAGCTCGCCGCCGCCCGGGCTGGTCTGCCAGCGGTCCGCTCCGAAGAATTTCCAGCGCGGCGCGTTCACTTTCGGATGCTCCTTGGCGAGGAACGAATCGTCGAAAAGCCCGAAGGGAAGCGACTTCAATTTCTTGTCCTGGAGGAAAGGTCCGATCTCCGCGTCCGCCGCATCGATGGAGATCATCCAGTGCGTCTGCTTGAAACACGCGGCCATGTGGTTGAGAAACCGCGCCTGATAGGCCCGGTCCGGAAACGTGAGGCCGGACTCGAACGGCCCGTCGTAAATATGGTATTCCGACCAAAGCCCGAACCCGCACTGGAGGAAGGCCAGCCGCGGATCCTTGTCATAACGGGCGGCGAACGCCTTGAAAAACGCGAGGTGCGCCTCCTGCCACGCGGCGTTCCCCCAGTCAGGGAATCCGGTTGCCTCGCCCTCGCTGTCCGCGGTTTTCCCCCGCCAGCCGGGCGAGTTCCGGATGTAGGCCGGCACGCCGGAGGGCTTCGCCGGATAGGTGTCCCAGAAACGCAGGATCGCCTGGTGTTTCCGCTTCGCCACCGCCGCCAACTGCCTGTCCACCGCGGTCCAGTCATACGATTCCGGTCCCTTCATGACCGCCGAATACGGCAGGTAGCAGAACTCGAGCTGGATCGGAGCGGTGGCCGCATGCTCCGAGTCCGACCAGAGGACGAGCCCCGTCATCGGCTGCACCGCCGCCACGGTCGGCTTCACCCGGAAGGCCTTCCACTCCTCCGCCTTCACGACCGTGGCCATCAATAAAAGGCAGGCAGCCGCCAGAGTTCCGGACATTCGTTTCATGTCGGGAAAATGGCGGCGGAGCGGGCGGGTGTCAACGGGAGTGGTGGTGGTTTGCAGCACACATTGCGAGCGGTGCGGATCCAAGGTCAGGTGGTGGCAAAGGGATTTCCAGATGGCTGGGAGTATATACTTCGAGCGGCCATGCTTCGGACGGCTATGCTTCGTGTTTCGTGTTTCGTGTTTCGTGTTTCGTGCTTCGTGTTTCGTGCTTCGTGCTTCGTGCTTCGTGCGGTGTGGATTGGCGTGTGGCATGACAATCTCGCGCCGCGGCATCTCCAGCACCAAAGGTGCGCGATGAGAGAGCCCAGGGCAACGCCCTGGGAATGGACCACAAAGCATATTGAGTCCTGAAAGGACGGCATCCCTGGCGCGCCGCACCGCCCTTGATTTCGTCCTTTCAGGACTTGGAAATGTGTCGGTCCATGACCCGGGGTTGCGCTTCGCTCACCCCGGGCTTTCACATTCCGCACCTTTGGTGCTCGAAAATTCCATGCCTCCGCACCTCCGCACCTCCATACCTCCATACCTCCATACCTCCATACCTCCATACCTCCGCGCCTCCGCGCCTCCGCGCCTCCGCTCCATGGCCTTGCACCGCCTCATCATGTCCTCGCGCTGCGGCATCTCCAGCACCAAAGGTGCGCGATGAGAGAGCCCAGGGCGACGCCCTGGGAATGGACCACAAAGCATATTGAGTCCTGAAAGGACGGCATCCCTGGCGCGCCGCACCGCCCTTGATTTCGTCCTTTCAGGACTTGGAAATGTGTCGGTCCATGACCCGGGGTTGCGCTTCGCTCACCCCGGGCTGTCACATTCCGCACCTTTGGTGCTCGAGAATTCCCCCATCTTTCCAACCTTGCCATTCCCGCCGCCCCGGCCTTTTCTGACCCGGTGCAGAACCCCGTCACCTCCGACAAGATCGCCGCGCTGGAGCAACGGCTGGCGGCGCTCGGCATCACGGAGGCGGACCTGCTGGAAAAATTCGTGCGCGGCTCTGGCGCGGGCGGACAGAAGATCAACAAGACCTCCAACTGCGTCTTCCTGAAACACCTGCCGACGGGTGTTTGCATCAAGTGCCAGATCGACCGCTCGCGCGAGATGAACCGCTTCCTCGCGCGCCGGGAATTGTGCGACCAGCTCGACGCCATCCGCGAGGGCAGGGCGGTCGCCAAGACCCAGGCCATCGAGAAAATGCGCCGGACCAACCGGCCCCGTTCGCGGAATTCGAAAAAACGCAGC
The DNA window shown above is from Luteolibacter yonseiensis and carries:
- a CDS encoding peptide chain release factor-like protein: MQNPVTSDKIAALEQRLAALGITEADLLEKFVRGSGAGGQKINKTSNCVFLKHLPTGVCIKCQIDRSREMNRFLARRELCDQLDAIREGRAVAKTQAIEKMRRTNRPRSRNSKKRSVADKRKVSEKKSMRRRPGAD